One Brevibacillus choshinensis genomic window carries:
- a CDS encoding DUF3054 domain-containing protein, with amino-acid sequence MRHKILPAGYVLLAGDLIAFLLFAYYGKLAHHLPVTILGILDTLAPFLAGWMVAILVFRTYRERAYSSFGLLLLSTLFTWTLAAPIGLVVRVWWTGIPMTWTFTWVAYVITLAFLLGWRILFAIGYEVSRRYASKLA; translated from the coding sequence ATGAGACATAAAATCTTGCCGGCAGGCTACGTTTTGCTCGCCGGGGATTTGATCGCCTTCCTGCTGTTCGCCTACTATGGAAAGCTGGCCCATCATTTGCCTGTAACGATACTTGGAATTCTGGATACCCTCGCACCGTTTTTAGCGGGGTGGATGGTTGCGATCCTCGTTTTTCGAACTTATAGAGAGAGGGCGTACTCCTCATTCGGACTGCTGCTCCTATCCACCCTTTTCACTTGGACACTAGCCGCACCGATCGGTCTGGTGGTCCGTGTCTGGTGGACGGGAATTCCCATGACCTGGACCTTTACCTGGGTGGCTTATGTGATTACGCTTGCGTTTCTCTTGGGCTGGAGAATCCTGTTTGCCATCGGTTATGAAGTCAGCAGACGATATGCGAGTAAGCTTGCCTGA
- a CDS encoding GNAT family N-acetyltransferase translates to MLTIAPVTLEGKFVRLEPLRLEHAEGLWEAGQFEQIWTYMSSRMSKPEDAKTFIELALNHQAEGTELPFVIVNRQDGKLIGSTRFLNISRKDRGLEIGYTWLTPSVWKTMINTECKLLLLRHCFEDLGCIRVQLKTDSRNKNSQRAIARIGGIYEGILRNHMILPDGYIRDSVYFSIVESEWPTVQEKLNLLLFGE, encoded by the coding sequence ATGTTAACCATCGCACCTGTCACACTAGAAGGAAAGTTTGTCCGTTTGGAGCCGCTGCGCCTTGAGCATGCGGAAGGTCTGTGGGAAGCGGGTCAATTCGAACAAATCTGGACCTACATGTCCTCCAGGATGAGCAAGCCAGAAGATGCGAAAACCTTTATCGAGCTTGCATTGAATCATCAAGCGGAAGGTACGGAGCTCCCTTTTGTCATCGTGAACCGACAGGACGGGAAGCTGATCGGCAGCACGCGTTTCTTGAACATTTCACGGAAGGATCGTGGTTTGGAGATTGGCTATACTTGGCTGACCCCGTCCGTCTGGAAGACAATGATCAATACGGAATGCAAACTGCTCCTTCTGCGGCATTGCTTTGAGGACTTGGGGTGCATTCGCGTGCAGCTCAAGACGGATTCGAGAAACAAGAATTCTCAGCGGGCGATTGCCAGAATCGGCGGAATATATGAAGGAATCCTGCGCAATCACATGATCCTGCCGGATGGGTATATTCGTGATTCGGTGTACTTCAGCATCGTTGAAAGCGAATGGCCAACGGTCCAAGAAAAATTGAATTTGTTGCTGTTTGGTGAATAA
- a CDS encoding D-TA family PLP-dependent enzyme, giving the protein MDITQLDTPSLLLDVDKMEANIKRIDSFAKEQGIAWRPHIKTHKSVEIAKRQVASGACGITVAKVAEAEVMARGGITNILIAYPLASRKKLERVAELLPLATIILTIDSAEQAQHVQAFFQQIGQDIEVWIKVDSGLKRCGVDPGEPTLRLAQHVSENCPNLRLRGLYTHAGHSYAASTYEQIEKIGRYEGECIVASAELCEQHGIPIEVRSVGSTPTFQIAGKVPGITEVRPGNAVFYDAIQVGLGVASYSDCALRLISTVVSQRATERLVFDTGSKSLSLDQGAHGNATVKGFGHVVDHPEIVLERLSEEHGIAAIQGRTTLGLLDRVQIIPNHACTVMNLFDQVYLVKNDEVIGTWPVDARGKVQ; this is encoded by the coding sequence ATGGACATCACCCAATTGGACACACCTTCACTGCTGCTGGATGTTGACAAGATGGAAGCGAATATCAAACGGATTGACAGCTTTGCAAAAGAACAAGGGATCGCCTGGCGCCCGCATATCAAGACGCACAAATCCGTTGAAATTGCGAAAAGACAAGTGGCGAGTGGGGCATGCGGAATCACGGTCGCCAAGGTGGCCGAGGCCGAAGTGATGGCGAGGGGCGGCATTACCAACATATTGATTGCCTATCCGCTGGCATCTCGCAAGAAACTCGAGCGAGTGGCCGAATTGCTTCCCCTCGCCACCATCATTCTCACGATCGACTCCGCTGAGCAGGCGCAGCATGTGCAGGCTTTTTTCCAACAAATCGGACAAGACATCGAAGTCTGGATCAAAGTGGATTCCGGATTGAAGCGCTGCGGGGTGGATCCGGGCGAACCCACTTTGCGACTGGCTCAGCACGTGAGTGAAAACTGCCCGAATCTCAGGCTGAGAGGGCTGTACACCCATGCTGGCCATTCGTATGCTGCATCCACCTACGAGCAAATCGAAAAGATCGGCAGATACGAGGGCGAATGCATCGTCGCCAGTGCAGAGCTCTGTGAGCAGCATGGCATACCGATAGAAGTGAGAAGTGTAGGTTCTACCCCGACTTTTCAAATTGCTGGAAAAGTACCTGGAATCACGGAAGTACGTCCGGGCAATGCCGTGTTTTACGATGCGATTCAAGTAGGCCTCGGAGTTGCCTCCTATTCTGACTGTGCCCTTCGCCTGATCAGTACTGTCGTAAGTCAAAGGGCCACAGAGCGGCTGGTATTCGATACCGGGAGCAAATCCTTGTCGCTGGACCAAGGGGCTCACGGAAATGCCACGGTCAAAGGATTCGGTCATGTGGTAGATCATCCGGAAATCGTCTTAGAGCGCCTTTCGGAGGAGCACGGCATCGCTGCCATACAAGGGCGCACGACACTCGGCCTGCTGGATCGCGTCCAGATTATCCCGAATCACGCATGCACGGTGATGAATTTGTTTGATCAAGTGTACCTGGTCAAAAACGACGAGGTCATTGGCACCTGGCCGGTTGACGCACGCGGAAAGGTTCAGTAG
- a CDS encoding tripartite tricarboxylate transporter permease produces the protein MSALQYLGDGFLLALQWHNLIYAFVGVLIGTAVGVLPGIGPMSGVALLMPVTASLTSGLGPEDAAASAIILLAGVYYGAMYGGSTTSILLNTPGESSSVVTTLDGYQMARQGRAGTALSISAIGSFVAGIVALVALVFLADPLSEMALKFGPAEYFSLMILGLCAVSGLGGKSMTKALMMTVLGLLLATIGIDSVSGVARFTYDIPDLYQGLEFLTIAVGLFALGEVFKTIIETDKGNSEIIKVGRVLPTIADLKQSAAPIARGSLLGFFIGVLPGAGATLASFFAYITEKKLSKDPTRFGKGAIEGVASPESANNAASGGAMVPLLTMGIPGSGTTAILMGALLMYNVQPGPLLFTDHPQVAWGLIASMFIGNVMLLILNMPLVKIFAKIIETPSEYLIPLIIAISVFGVYAVQISTFDLVLLVICGVAGYYLSKNDFPLAPLVLGLVLGPMIENNMRRALTTSNGDFMIFLTKPISAAFLVCALLWLIIPILLKKRGKQVVISEEA, from the coding sequence ATGAGTGCATTACAGTATTTGGGTGACGGCTTTCTTCTCGCCTTGCAATGGCATAACCTGATATACGCCTTTGTCGGTGTATTGATTGGAACGGCTGTCGGTGTTCTTCCTGGCATCGGGCCGATGAGTGGTGTAGCTTTGCTCATGCCTGTGACGGCATCATTGACATCCGGTCTTGGTCCTGAAGACGCGGCTGCCAGCGCGATCATCTTGCTTGCAGGTGTGTATTATGGGGCGATGTACGGGGGATCGACTACTTCCATCTTGTTAAATACACCGGGAGAGTCGTCATCAGTGGTAACGACGCTGGATGGGTACCAGATGGCTCGTCAGGGAAGGGCTGGCACAGCGTTGTCCATTTCCGCCATCGGTTCGTTTGTGGCGGGGATCGTCGCATTGGTAGCGCTCGTATTTCTGGCTGATCCCCTGTCTGAAATGGCCTTGAAATTTGGTCCTGCCGAATACTTCTCGCTCATGATTCTCGGTTTGTGTGCGGTGAGCGGCTTGGGCGGAAAATCGATGACCAAGGCGCTGATGATGACGGTCTTGGGATTGCTGCTCGCGACGATCGGGATCGACAGTGTATCTGGTGTGGCCCGGTTTACCTACGACATTCCGGATTTGTATCAAGGATTGGAGTTTCTGACCATTGCAGTCGGGTTGTTTGCTTTGGGGGAAGTTTTCAAAACGATTATCGAGACAGACAAGGGAAATTCGGAAATCATCAAGGTGGGACGTGTTCTCCCTACTATTGCTGATTTGAAGCAGAGTGCGGCACCCATCGCCCGCGGTTCGCTCTTGGGCTTTTTTATCGGGGTTCTGCCTGGCGCAGGGGCTACGCTCGCTTCCTTTTTTGCCTATATCACGGAAAAGAAGCTGAGTAAGGATCCCACGCGGTTTGGGAAAGGGGCCATCGAGGGTGTAGCGTCTCCGGAATCAGCGAACAATGCTGCGTCAGGTGGAGCGATGGTGCCGCTCTTGACGATGGGGATCCCAGGTTCGGGTACGACAGCGATCCTGATGGGGGCTTTGCTCATGTACAATGTACAGCCGGGTCCCTTGCTGTTCACCGATCATCCGCAAGTGGCATGGGGACTCATCGCGAGTATGTTCATCGGTAACGTCATGCTGCTGATCTTGAACATGCCCCTCGTCAAGATCTTTGCAAAGATCATAGAAACCCCATCCGAGTACCTGATTCCGCTGATCATCGCAATTTCCGTGTTTGGGGTGTACGCCGTCCAGATCAGCACGTTTGATCTCGTGCTGCTGGTCATCTGCGGAGTGGCAGGGTATTATCTTTCCAAAAACGATTTTCCGCTGGCTCCGCTGGTTCTCGGTCTTGTCCTCGGGCCGATGATCGAAAATAACATGCGCCGTGCGTTGACTACGTCTAATGGAGATTTCATGATCTTCCTGACCAAACCGATATCGGCAGCCTTCCTTGTTTGTGCATTGCTCTGGTTGATTATCCCGATTCTATTGAAAAAACGGGGAAAACAGGTCGTGATCAGTGAGGAAGCGTAA
- a CDS encoding tripartite tricarboxylate transporter TctB family protein translates to MNLTFDRFGSILFALIGAMFVVESRSISASAYGSQVGPNIFPLGLGIILILLSLRSFWETLKKKNPQATNASEKGNYRRFLSILAATLLYVFLLEVLGYVISTFLFLAFAFRMMGNGSLVKSIVVSLAFSAGVYYLYVYLLQGTLPPFPAWLGFGGG, encoded by the coding sequence ATGAACCTGACTTTTGATCGTTTCGGAAGTATCCTTTTCGCGCTCATCGGGGCGATGTTTGTAGTTGAGAGCCGTTCGATATCCGCCAGTGCGTATGGCAGTCAAGTTGGACCCAATATCTTTCCGCTTGGTCTGGGCATCATTTTGATTCTGCTGAGCTTGCGATCATTTTGGGAGACGCTGAAGAAAAAAAATCCTCAGGCGACGAATGCTTCTGAAAAGGGAAACTACAGACGCTTTCTATCGATCCTGGCAGCGACCTTGCTGTATGTTTTCCTGCTTGAAGTGCTAGGCTACGTAATCTCCACGTTCCTGTTCCTGGCTTTTGCCTTTCGGATGATGGGAAATGGGAGCCTGGTCAAGTCCATAGTGGTTTCGCTTGCGTTTTCTGCAGGAGTCTATTACCTTTACGTCTACTTGCTGCAAGGAACGCTGCCGCCGTTTCCTGCTTGGCTCGGCTTTGGAGGAGGATGA
- a CDS encoding tripartite tricarboxylate transporter substrate binding protein encodes MKKRKVWIALSVFFTLVLAACGGGTAGPGASGSTGSTGKNSGGQTAPAASSYPEKPLAIVAPSGAGGGWDKTARSLAKVLNESKLVNQAITVENKPGGGGTVFMAEYVNKDKGNPYRLFVSSPPILINNDKKEGNTPYGFREVTPLAQMTKDFGALVVKADSPYKDMKSLLDAIKADPTKITLAGGSAPGSMDHLVSVLPAAKFGIDPKSVKYVSYDGGGEAIAALLGGNADMIATDASGVGEYLKAGKVRVLGVTSEQRLTGVLSEVPTLKEQGIDATFTIWRGVFGPPNMPADAKAYWDAKLKELNDNEIWKKELAANGWESEYKDAATFTTFLEEQDKLVKDLLTSLGMAK; translated from the coding sequence ATGAAAAAGAGAAAAGTATGGATTGCCCTATCTGTTTTTTTTACGCTGGTGCTGGCTGCCTGTGGTGGCGGAACCGCGGGACCAGGAGCCTCGGGCAGCACGGGCAGCACGGGTAAAAACTCAGGGGGGCAGACGGCGCCAGCCGCTTCCAGCTATCCTGAAAAGCCGCTCGCTATCGTAGCTCCATCGGGCGCAGGCGGAGGTTGGGACAAAACAGCCCGTTCCTTGGCAAAGGTGTTGAATGAGAGCAAGCTGGTGAACCAGGCGATCACCGTGGAAAATAAGCCTGGCGGTGGCGGCACGGTCTTCATGGCTGAGTATGTGAACAAAGATAAAGGAAATCCTTATCGTCTGTTTGTCAGCTCGCCGCCCATCTTGATCAATAACGATAAAAAAGAGGGGAATACCCCTTACGGATTTAGAGAAGTGACGCCCCTTGCGCAAATGACGAAAGACTTCGGAGCGCTTGTGGTAAAGGCAGATTCGCCTTATAAAGATATGAAAAGTCTTCTGGATGCCATCAAAGCCGACCCAACGAAAATTACTTTGGCGGGTGGGTCAGCGCCAGGCTCCATGGATCACTTGGTGAGTGTTTTGCCAGCGGCGAAATTCGGCATCGATCCAAAAAGCGTCAAATACGTTTCGTACGACGGCGGCGGCGAAGCGATTGCTGCCCTGCTCGGTGGTAACGCGGATATGATTGCTACTGACGCATCCGGCGTAGGGGAGTACTTGAAAGCTGGGAAAGTCCGTGTACTGGGAGTCACCTCTGAGCAACGGCTGACTGGTGTACTCAGTGAGGTGCCGACGTTGAAAGAGCAGGGGATCGATGCGACCTTTACGATTTGGCGTGGAGTATTTGGTCCACCCAACATGCCTGCTGACGCGAAAGCCTACTGGGATGCCAAGCTGAAGGAATTGAATGACAATGAAATCTGGAAGAAAGAACTCGCTGCAAACGGGTGGGAAAGTGAATACAAGGACGCTGCTACCTTTACTACTTTCCTGGAAGAGCAAGACAAACTGGTAAAAGATCTGCTGACATCGCTCGGCATGGCGAAATAA
- a CDS encoding response regulator: protein MHKVEVLIVEDDLRIVDINRRFVSKIEGFEVIATATNGAEAIELLSVTQPHLVLLDVYLPDMLGIELVWHIRQHHRNVDIIMITAAKEMEMVQEALRGGVFDYIVKPLVFERFRERLEVYREHLWQTKEVCEVDQDVIDRIMTRSRNSGKTREAAMPKGIDLLTLEKVIEAIQRTGEKGVSAEEIGKEIGTSRTTARRYLEYLVVEKKARADLIYGTVGRPERKYRLVP, encoded by the coding sequence TTGCACAAGGTGGAAGTGCTTATTGTGGAGGATGATTTGCGGATCGTCGATATCAACAGGCGGTTCGTCAGCAAAATCGAGGGGTTTGAGGTCATTGCAACCGCGACGAATGGAGCGGAAGCCATCGAGCTGTTATCCGTCACACAGCCGCATCTGGTTCTGCTGGACGTGTATTTGCCCGACATGCTCGGAATCGAACTGGTCTGGCATATCCGGCAGCATCATCGCAATGTAGATATCATCATGATCACTGCTGCCAAGGAGATGGAAATGGTGCAGGAGGCCCTGCGCGGCGGCGTTTTCGATTACATTGTCAAGCCGCTGGTCTTCGAGCGCTTTCGCGAGCGTCTGGAAGTCTACCGCGAGCATCTGTGGCAGACGAAGGAGGTCTGTGAAGTCGATCAGGATGTCATTGATCGCATCATGACCCGGAGTCGGAACAGCGGCAAGACGCGGGAGGCGGCCATGCCCAAAGGGATTGATTTGCTGACGCTGGAAAAGGTGATTGAGGCCATCCAAAGAACGGGAGAGAAAGGTGTCTCCGCGGAGGAAATCGGAAAAGAAATTGGCACGAGCAGAACGACAGCACGACGTTATTTGGAGTACCTCGTCGTGGAGAAAAAAGCTCGGGCTGACCTGATCTATGGCACCGTAGGAAGACCGGAGCGAAAGTATCGGCTAGTCCCATAA
- a CDS encoding ATP-binding protein, which yields MNQGVKMVAATKIRLSLQTRMIALFTFVIILIIGSMGAVFSSIIGSSIEEQLGKKALSVAKVVANDPELRHAFTTANPSLLIQPIAENIRKQTDAEFVVVGNREGIRYSHPLPDRIGKSMVGGDNELGLMHGQSYISKAVGSLGPSLRGKVPIRDDKGEVVGIVSVGFLLEDIEQAIGDYQEKVFLIILLAVLFGVVGAIVLSRYVKRVILGLEPEEIAALYVERNAVLESVREGIVAIDRNNRVTMMNKAAIRILDLPHDDYHRKEITEILPDSRMPEVLESGEHQLDRETILVGKEIIVNRIPMKFGDKVVGVVSSFRPKSEIDKLVSELSQTRRYADVLRAQTHEFHNLLYTISGLLQLGSIQEAVELITSETSAQQEMLLFLAKQIPDPLIGALLLGMHNRAKELKIQFQINQDSDLQALPPAINRQQVVVLLGTLIQNALEAVNEANAERKVVECYLSDTGDEILFEVEDSGPGVPEGLREVIFQDGFSTKPGEHRGLGLAKVQGIIQEMDGYVLVGRSEWGGALFTVSLPKERRGLVAQGGSAYCGG from the coding sequence ATGAACCAGGGGGTGAAAATGGTGGCAGCTACCAAAATACGCTTGTCCTTGCAAACCAGAATGATCGCACTTTTTACGTTTGTCATTATTCTTATCATTGGATCGATGGGGGCTGTCTTTTCTTCGATTATCGGTTCGTCGATCGAGGAGCAGCTGGGGAAGAAGGCGCTGAGTGTGGCCAAGGTCGTCGCAAATGATCCCGAATTGCGTCATGCGTTCACCACCGCGAATCCGTCTCTCCTGATTCAGCCGATTGCCGAAAATATACGCAAACAGACGGATGCAGAGTTCGTCGTCGTCGGCAACCGCGAAGGGATTCGCTACTCTCACCCGCTGCCGGACAGGATCGGGAAGTCGATGGTAGGTGGTGACAATGAACTAGGACTCATGCACGGCCAATCGTATATTTCCAAGGCGGTGGGCAGCCTGGGACCTTCCTTGCGGGGAAAAGTTCCCATCCGAGACGACAAAGGGGAAGTTGTGGGAATCGTCTCCGTCGGCTTCTTGCTGGAGGACATCGAGCAGGCAATCGGCGATTATCAGGAAAAGGTATTTTTGATCATTCTTCTCGCGGTGCTCTTCGGAGTAGTGGGAGCCATTGTTTTGAGCCGCTACGTGAAGCGCGTCATCCTCGGCTTGGAGCCCGAAGAGATTGCGGCGCTGTATGTGGAGCGCAACGCCGTTCTGGAATCGGTGAGGGAAGGGATTGTTGCCATTGATCGCAACAACAGAGTCACCATGATGAACAAGGCAGCCATTCGCATACTCGATCTTCCCCACGACGATTACCATCGAAAAGAAATTACGGAGATATTGCCCGACAGTCGGATGCCCGAAGTGCTCGAATCGGGGGAGCATCAGCTGGACAGGGAGACGATCCTCGTGGGAAAAGAAATCATTGTGAATCGCATCCCCATGAAATTCGGCGATAAAGTGGTAGGTGTCGTGAGCAGCTTCCGACCGAAATCAGAGATCGACAAGCTCGTCTCAGAGCTGTCGCAAACACGTCGGTATGCGGACGTGCTCCGTGCGCAGACACATGAATTTCACAATCTGTTGTATACGATCTCGGGCCTATTGCAGCTTGGTTCCATTCAGGAAGCGGTCGAGCTCATCACGAGCGAGACGTCAGCGCAGCAGGAGATGCTGCTGTTTTTAGCCAAGCAGATCCCGGATCCTTTAATTGGAGCCCTTCTCCTCGGAATGCATAATCGCGCAAAGGAACTGAAGATTCAGTTTCAGATCAATCAGGATAGCGACCTTCAGGCACTGCCGCCAGCGATCAACCGTCAGCAAGTGGTGGTCTTGCTCGGTACGCTGATTCAAAATGCGTTGGAAGCGGTCAATGAGGCCAATGCCGAACGCAAAGTGGTTGAGTGCTATTTGTCTGATACGGGGGACGAAATCTTGTTTGAAGTGGAAGATTCCGGACCTGGCGTGCCAGAGGGCTTGCGGGAAGTCATTTTCCAGGATGGCTTTAGCACCAAGCCGGGAGAGCATCGAGGGCTGGGGCTGGCCAAAGTGCAGGGGATCATCCAGGAGATGGATGGCTATGTATTGGTGGGCAGGAGTGAATGGGGAGGAGCCCTCTTTACGGTTTCGCTCCCGAAAGAACGGAGGGGTCTCGTTGCACAAGGTGGAAGTGCTTATTGTGGAGGATGA
- a CDS encoding NCS1 family nucleobase:cation symporter-1, with the protein MKTQAESGGVVTLTKDGEKLVKDSPLYNEGLRPTTRAEHSWGAYNFASLWIGMSICLPTYAMAAGLISLGMNWWQAIITIILGNCIVLIPILLNSHAGTKFGIPYPVFARLWFGSKGAHIPAVARGLIGAGWFGINCWFGGAAIDTLLMSMSGWGNVPGHLWIAFFGFWLLNVWIAYRGPEAIKKMEAWAAPILIIMSLALLVWALTKAGGWGPMLSAPSKFTTTGEFLKVFFPALTGAIAFWATMALNIPDFCRYAKNQKAQIIGQSSSLPTTMGGFSFVGVAVASATVVIYGEAIWDPAAVLAKFSPFAIFLGTIGIILATLTTNVAANIVAPARAVENLVPRRLTYEHGAIIAGVVSLVMQPWYILENFGNYIFLWLGTYGALLGPIDGIAIADYWLVRKRRIHLTELYKTNGIYSYKTGFNTRAIWAMLIGIIIPFASKYIPGLSIIWDNAWTIGLLISLALYTWMMKNDSTIMSEKDYEKVTARTNESQAS; encoded by the coding sequence ATGAAAACCCAAGCGGAATCAGGCGGCGTCGTCACGCTGACGAAAGATGGCGAAAAGCTAGTGAAAGATAGCCCGCTGTACAACGAGGGTCTGCGGCCAACTACCAGAGCGGAGCATTCCTGGGGAGCGTACAACTTTGCCAGCCTCTGGATCGGGATGTCAATCTGCCTGCCTACGTACGCCATGGCTGCCGGTCTCATCTCATTGGGGATGAACTGGTGGCAGGCCATTATCACCATCATCCTCGGAAACTGTATCGTCCTTATTCCCATTCTTCTCAACTCCCATGCCGGGACAAAATTCGGGATCCCCTACCCGGTCTTTGCCCGTCTATGGTTTGGATCCAAGGGAGCACATATCCCTGCCGTCGCCCGCGGGCTAATCGGAGCTGGCTGGTTTGGGATTAACTGTTGGTTTGGCGGTGCAGCAATTGACACGCTGCTCATGTCCATGTCCGGATGGGGGAATGTGCCTGGCCATTTATGGATCGCATTTTTTGGGTTTTGGCTGTTGAACGTCTGGATTGCTTACCGTGGACCGGAAGCCATCAAGAAGATGGAGGCCTGGGCCGCTCCTATCCTCATCATCATGAGCCTTGCTCTGCTAGTCTGGGCATTGACGAAAGCTGGCGGCTGGGGTCCCATGCTCTCCGCGCCTTCCAAATTTACTACCACGGGCGAGTTCTTGAAGGTCTTCTTCCCTGCCTTGACCGGTGCCATCGCTTTTTGGGCAACGATGGCATTGAATATTCCGGACTTCTGCCGGTATGCGAAGAACCAGAAGGCTCAGATCATCGGCCAGTCATCTTCCTTGCCTACCACGATGGGGGGTTTTTCCTTCGTTGGTGTGGCAGTCGCTTCCGCTACCGTCGTCATTTACGGCGAAGCCATCTGGGATCCTGCTGCCGTCCTGGCTAAATTTTCACCGTTCGCCATTTTCCTGGGGACGATCGGGATCATCCTCGCTACCTTGACGACCAACGTAGCTGCCAATATCGTCGCCCCAGCCCGCGCTGTAGAAAATCTCGTTCCCCGTCGTCTGACGTATGAGCATGGCGCCATCATCGCAGGTGTCGTTTCTCTGGTCATGCAGCCTTGGTACATTCTCGAGAATTTCGGAAACTACATCTTCCTTTGGCTCGGTACGTACGGCGCGTTGCTCGGTCCGATTGACGGGATCGCCATCGCCGACTACTGGCTGGTGCGCAAGAGACGAATTCATTTGACAGAGCTCTACAAAACCAATGGCATTTATTCATACAAGACGGGCTTTAACACCAGGGCCATCTGGGCGATGCTGATCGGGATCATCATACCGTTTGCCAGCAAATACATCCCAGGCCTCTCCATCATCTGGGATAATGCCTGGACCATCGGGCTGCTGATCTCGCTCGCCCTGTACACGTGGATGATGAAAAACGATTCCACCATCATGAGTGAAAAGGACTATGAGAAAGTGACGGCGCGCACGAATGAGTCGCAGGCCTCCTGA